From the Lathyrus oleraceus cultivar Zhongwan6 chromosome 3, CAAS_Psat_ZW6_1.0, whole genome shotgun sequence genome, the window CTTCTGAGGGTTGCTTTTGTGAAGATACCAGAATGTGGCATCCTTGATTCCATTAAACCAATTTCAGATGTTGAAACCAAAGAACGGCAAGACCTGATTGACTTGGCATTGCAGAAGTACTTTGAAGTCGATAGATATTTGTCAAGCGGAGATGTTTTCGGAATTAGCATTAGTTGGAACTGTAATTCCACTATATGCATTCCTTGTAACCAAAAAACACAAAAGCAAAATGACAACCGTATCTGTTTTAAGGTACGTCTACCTCTTTTTTCTTATATTTTTGAAACTGTGTTGGGTTCTTTGTTAGAGTGTAACGTATATCTTCAGGTCATTGCTATGGAACCATCAGATGAACCAGTTCTCCGTGTCAATAAAACCTTAACTGCGTTGGTGTTGGTAGGGAATTCCCAATCCGCCCTTCCTCCAGATTTGTTAATTGCTGGACCAGAAGGGCCCGTGCCTTTGCAAAGGGACACAGTGAAGATCTTGGCTTCAATACTTGCACCAACTTTATGCCCTTCAGCACTTTCTTCCAAGTTTAGAGTTTCGGTGTTATTATATGGCTTGGCAGGTGTGTTCTATATTGTCAGGTTATGTTTTCTATAGGAATCGGTACTTTTTCCTATTCATCATAATGAATTACCATCTGATATCCTCAGTTGTTGTTGCAGCTGTTTATTTGAAATATTTATATGTGGCTTGAAAATGTCAAATTAATGGTGTGTTTGGATTGCATTGATTGTGCATATATTCCTGAACAACCTGTTTTGCAGGTTGTGGGAAAAGGACCGTTGTTAGATATGTTGCCCGCCGACTGGGCCTGCATGTGGTGGAATATAACTGTCACGATCTAATGGGCTCCGATAGAGCATCCGTTGCTCTAGCTCAAGCTTTCAAGACTGCTCAAAGGTAATATATAGATTATTAGGAATGATAAGAACATATTATATTGAGAACTTTGTTCCTATGCAATTTTTATTTCCGGCATGGATTCGCATACATAGCTATCAGGACAGGAGCAAATAATTTCAATCATATATCCATCTTCCTTTTTCTCCCCAGTTGTTTTTCTCCGCACAACATTTTTCTGATATCAGGCTTTAATTGAGCCACATATTTGATCGTCTGGTTGGGCTTAAATATTAAATGTTTTGGATATGTTATTCTCTCCAAACATCTAGTATGCTCTTATGGGATAATATTATTACAGATACTCGCCAACAATACTTCTTCTTCGTCATTTTGAGGTATTTCGAGATTCGCATTCCCCTGAGATTTCACCAAATGATCAAAGAGGCAATACATCTGAAGTTGCATCCGTTATTAGGAAATTCACTGAGTCAGTTGGTGAACATGATGATAGTAACTCTCTGATGAAATCAAACGGCGAATTTGTAAGATCTAACTTAGTTGAAACTTTCTATTACTATAACTACTGTTTGAGCTATAACATTTTTCTATACTCTTTGTTCTGTACATCACAAATGGTATGTTTTGTTGTATTGTAAATCAAATAAAGTAAAACCAGTGAACACCAAAAGAAGCCAACGAGTAAGATATTATTAAGCAGTAATAGCAATTCCTGTTATAGTAAAGAAAAGTTGATGAAAAGGAGTTAGCTACTGGGAACTCTAATAAGTTGAGGAAATTTCTCTGTAGAGATTCAAGCATCTAAAGTTGACTATTTCTATCAGGGATGAAGTATTATCTATCATGTGACATGCAGTATACTTTAATAATAACAAGAGTAGAAGACACAACCTGCAGAAACAGAAAGTGGCCTTAAACATGCAGTGTACCCTCAAATACGTCCCCTTAAAATTATAATCTTCTTAGATTGTTAGTGGATATACACAAATCTATATTTATGTCAATATGTCTTTTTCATTAGGCCAGTCAAGTAGTAAATCAAATTCACGATTGGAAAAATCTCAGCACCTATGTTTTCCTTTTGTTTTTAACTAGAATTGCTAAGGTATTTATTATTACAGCATGCTGGTGTAGGTGGAGAAGAATGTTGAAAAGACAAGTGGGCATCAGGTCCTGTTGATTGCTGCAGCTGATAGTTCAGAGGGTCTACCTTCAACCATCAGACGCTGCTTTAGCCATGAAACGAAAATGGGGCCTTTGACAGAAGAGCAAAGGGCTGAGATGCTATTGCATTCACTGGAAAATATTTATGGACTCCACTCTAATGTGAGTATGGAATAGAACCTCCTCTCGTGTTTATATCTTCCATACAAATTTTACACCTTTTGTTGATTTTAAACAATTGCATTGTTGCTTCTTTCAGACTGATTTAGAGGGTTTTGTAAAAGAAATAGTTGGACAGACATCTGGTTTCATGCCCAGGGATATGTGTGCTTTAATTGCAGATGCTGGTGCCAACTTATTTCCCAGCAGCAATGCTGAAGTAGACAAAGTTGAACCCGAAGGTGCAGATAGTTCTCTTAGTTCAAAGGTGACAGAGGACTACAACGAGTCAGAAGTTTCAGCTCGAAAACCTGGGAAAGAAGACTTGGTGAATGCTTTGGAACGATCAAAGAAAAGAAATGCGTCAGCATTGGGCACTCCAAAGGTAAATTAAGCAATCAGGATTTTGTGTTGTTTTTTCATTTCTATTGAGTGATGTTTAAAATCAAGATTAATATACCATTTTTTTATTGTTGGAAATTTTGCACATTAGTATGTAATATGTCTTATGGGAGAACTAGTTCTTCAATGCATGAATTTTTTGAAGTATGGATTTTTATGCAGGTTCCAAACGTAAAATGGGACGATGTTGGTGGGCTTGAAGATGTCAAAAAATCAATCCTGGATACTGTTCAGGTGGGCTTCTTGTATGTCTTAACTTCATCAGTTATCACTTTTCCCCCTAATTTGGAAGTGCAACTTCAAACTTTTGAAGTTGTGCTTACTATAGCAGAAAACAGTGCCTCCCATGTCAACTTGAAAATATATTTGGTGTAAAAAGGAACTTGTGGTTATGTTTACACGGTCAGCATTTCATAAATGTCACATTTCATAAGCTGACTGAGTTGAATTGCATTTTAGTGTATACTCAGATAAAAGAATGCAGAAAGAAGGTGCTTTTGGAGAGTCAAAATTGAAATATGAATGAACTTCACTCCTAAAGTTCAACATGGAAGTTGTCAAGACTAGTTTCTTCTAAAAAGAGATTGAATGTCCTGTTTCTGCTATATTATCAAGACTAAATCATAGATTATATTATACTTTATCATATCACTTTTTCTTTTTTCAGATTATTTTCCAGTCTCATTTTTTCTATATTTTAAGATTTATCTTACTCAATCATATGCTATTCTGGAGATACTATTTATTTTCTGCAATTTCTGAATAACTGACTCACTCTATTACGTGTTTTAGTTGCCTCTCTTGCATAAAGATCTATTTGCATCTGGGCTACGCAAGCGGTCGGGTGTTCTTTTGTATGGTCCCCCTGGAACTGGCAAAGTAAGTTCTAGAGTACCTTTAAATGATAACCTTCTACCTCAAATTTTTTACCCTTTACTTACAAAAATTTTCTTGcatcattttctttttatttatttattgtcAGACATTATTAGCAAAAGCTGTTGCTACGGAGTGTTCGTTAAACTTTCTTAGTGTGAAGGGTCCTGAACTGATCAACATGTACATAGGCGAGTCTGAGAAGAATGTTCGAGACATTTTTCAGAAGGTATAATAATATTTTGGTTATTTTGTTCTAAACATTTTCTTAAGTTCAACTGAATGTTTTATGGGTGTTTCAATTTTCTGTGGACTACATAAAATGCATAAGGTAAacattttaataaaataaaacttCAATATAATTCCCAGGCCCGATCAGCCCGTCCATGTGTCATCTTCTTTGATGAGCTGGACTCTCTTGCACCTGCTCGGGGAGCTTCCGGAGATTCTGGGGGTGTTATGGACAGAGTGGTTTCGCAGGTGATTTCCTTTTCTGAGTAAGACCGTGGTGTCTTAAACATTTTCTTTGGACTTCCTGATGTAAATTGTGTTTCCCTTTATTAGATGCTTGCAGAAATTGACGGCTTAAGTGATTCAACACAGGTTTTTTTATATCCTCCAATTTTGTCTAAgtattttttttttctttttgtattttgcTTCTAACAAGTGTTTTCTTTGTTGATGGCTTAATAGGATCTATTTATTATAGGTGCAAGTAATAGACCAGATTTGATAGACCCAGCACTTCTTCGCCCTGGTCGTTTTGATAAATTGCTATATGTTGGCGTTAACTCTGATGCATCTTACAGAGAGCGGTAAGTTGTCTGCTTTTCTAGCTTCCTTTGACGAAGAGTATCGATTGTTGATAGAATGGTACTATCTATGCACATCTCTCTCAGGGTACTGAAAGCTCTTACGAGAAAGTTCAAATTGCATGAAGATGTTTCACTTTACTCCATCGCAAAAAAATGCCCACCAAACTTCACCGGCGCAGATATGTATGCCTTGTGTGCAGATGCTTGGTTCCGTGCTGCAAAACGCAGGGTAAGTCAAGCCAGGATCACTGGTTCTTGTAACATTTTGTTTGATATTAGGCCTGTCATTGCGTATAGTTTGATAGTTTGCTATCACTATAAGGAGGAAATAGCAGCTTGTATCCATGCATCTGTTATTGTGTGAATTGAGATGTTATTGTGTGAATTGAGGGGATACTTAACCTCATTGTTTTGTTCTAGGTTTTGAATGCAGATCCAGAGTCCTCCAACCCAGATAATGAAGCCAATTCTATTGTTGTTGAATACGATGATTTTGTCCAGGTAACTTGCAAGTTGTAATTTCTATTGTTAGTTTTGTTAATCCGCCGAGCAAACTAACGCTAGATCAACTTATCCATCTCAAGAGTTTTCTAGTATGCAATTGTGTTGTGTGACCGACATTTCCTGCAATTTTCAGGTCTTAGAAGAGCTTCAGCCTTCCCTCTCGACGGCAGAGCTTAAGAAGTACGAGCTTCTTAGAGATCAGTTTGAAGGCACCTCTAAATGAGTTTTGGACTGATAAACAATCAATCATCAACCATTAATTTTGCCAGTATAGTAGGGAGCCCGAATTCTTACAGTTACAGACACACAGTCAAACAATTTTGGTCATATGATTAAAGATTGGACGACTTACATTTCAGCTTCACCAAATCTGAATATAAGTGTGCAATCTATCAGATCGGACAATCGAGCTCTTTAAATATGGGACTGCATGGAATGTGTTTCCGATTTTCTGTATATAGTAGGCATCCAACCATGTAATAGGGCACACAACCAAAATAGATGAGTGAACAGCTTCCCGTATCCTAATCATCATCACTATCTTTTGGAAAATAAATATACAATACACCCACCATGTTTATTTCAATTGCACAATATGAATGTAAAAGTGAGTAATTTGTATAGAAAAATATACAAAAATGTTTGTCTTGGATAATTTTTATTCAGTATTATAAAAGATAAATATATAGAATTGGTACTAGCATCTCAATTTGTTTAGGCGGGTATAGCACTATTGCAAAGTGAAATTTGAACAAATTGTTGTTCAAAGAACATTCTGAGATCTGTAATGGATAACAATAGCTGATGCTGATGCATGAAAGCTCAAGGTGAAAACATTTTGTGTGTAATTTTCAGTGGATATGCTGATGCATGAAAGCTCAAGGTGAAAACATCGCGTGTCCAAATACCATTCCTCATTGCACTGAACTGCAACTTTTGTACTCATCATGGCATTCCTGCTTTAAGGAGCATGGTGTGAGAAGTTTCACTCCACTATACTTGGGTTCTCCTTTACGCAAAGTCAGTATGATTCCTGTTTGTTTATTCATAACATATTTATGAGAATTGTCTTAGTTCCTATGTATGTTGATGATTTGATCATGTTTCCATTCAAGGACTTAAATAAGAGCTACAAGCTTAATTTAATATGAAACATCTTGATAAATTGCATTATTTTCTTTGTCTTGAGGTTCATTATATATCACTTCCTCATGTCAATAGTCAATTATAGACCACATAGATTCTTATTAAGGCTCTTTCAGCCCACAACATCAATTTCTTGTTAGCAAATTAATGTTCTTTGACCAACGGGGGATTGTAAATAATTTACGTTCCTAAAACAGAAGATTGGttattatgaattttaattaGTTATTATGAATTGTAATTATCTTTAATGTATGCATTATAAATGTATGAATTATAAATGTATGAATTACTAAACACAAAATTATGATATCCTCAATATGTGTACGAATGATTTAATTTGATTTGGttcaatttatttttaaaagCCAACTAAATCAAATCGAACCGCACTTTTTTTCCTCTTGCGGTTTAGATGACTTTTAACGTCAAAACCGTACTGCGAACGCACCTTGTGCTGAGGGTTAATACGGAACTTAATTTTTGGATTATCCATTGAATTGTGAAATAAACACGCTATCATAAATTTAAAATGTGTTAAAGGGTTAGTCTGAAACTTAACCTACATACTCGCTTTTCCATTAATATAGATATCGATTTCCATACTATTTTTTTTGATAAAATGAGAGCGACAAACTTACAAAGTGGTTTGACGTGTATTGGACATAAGTTTAATTCCGAACTACGCCAAGAACATTTTCGGGTTTCATACATGTATCTCTTCACCACTAAAGGTGCGAAGAGAAAACCCCGACAAATATGGCCAAACAATAAATATAACCAAGTCATAAATCTTGGAGCAACATTTTACTTCAAGAGAGAAAACAAGAGAAATTGTTGGTCTTAAAATATACTACTTAACATACTTTTGGTACTGTATTTTACTTCAAAGAGAGAAGAAAATAA encodes:
- the LOC127126455 gene encoding peroxisome biogenesis protein 6 isoform X2 — protein: MVERRKPLVLCSTKNVINSLLKSSTSSIDDFPNLHLPVGILRLSNKLPSLDHSALIALSTSLLKRLSIASGSPVLIKNAEMNTQRVAVAIALDPPSNDTLDIDHSSSSSRIMLVFPSCDFPLNGPLLNGEIAYLSPLLAFNLNLHISCLKSIIHHGQDALSFYFKPQCQVGDDEDAKSIEDLVINIELVPLAQPPRFASLLRVAFVKIPECGILDSIKPISDVETKERQDLIDLALQKYFEVDRYLSSGDVFGISISWNCNSTICIPCNQKTQKQNDNRICFKVIAMEPSDEPVLRVNKTLTALVLVGNSQSALPPDLLIAGPEGPVPLQRDTVKILASILAPTLCPSALSSKFRVSVLLYGLAGCGKRTVVRYVARRLGLHVVEYNCHDLMGSDRASVALAQAFKTAQRYSPTILLLRHFEVFRDSHSPEISPNDQRGNTSEVASVIRKFTESVGEHDDSNSLMKSNGEFVEKNVEKTSGHQVLLIAAADSSEGLPSTIRRCFSHETKMGPLTEEQRAEMLLHSLENIYGLHSNTDLEGFVKEIVGQTSGFMPRDMCALIADAGANLFPSSNAEVDKVEPEGADSSLSSKVTEDYNESEVSARKPGKEDLVNALERSKKRNASALGTPKVPNVKWDDVGGLEDVKKSILDTVQLPLLHKDLFASGLRKRSGVLLYGPPGTGKTLLAKAVATECSLNFLSVKGPELINMYIGESEKNVRDIFQKARSARPCVIFFDELDSLAPARGASGDSGGVMDRVVSQMLAEIDGLSDSTQDLFIIGASNRPDLIDPALLRPGRFDKLLYVGVNSDASYRERVLKALTRKFKLHEDVSLYSIAKKCPPNFTGADMYALCADAWFRAAKRRVLNADPESSNPDNEANSIVVEYDDFVQVLEELQPSLSTAELKKYELLRDQFEGTSK
- the LOC127126455 gene encoding peroxisome biogenesis protein 6 isoform X1 → MVERRKPLVLCSTKNVINSLLKSSTSSIDDFPNLHLPVGILRLSNKLPSLDHSALIALSTSLLKRLSIASGSPVLIKNAEMNTQRVAVAIALDPPSNDTLDIDHSSSSSRIMLVFPSCDFPLNGPLLNGEIAYLSPLLAFNLNLHISCLKSIIHHGQDALSFYFKPQCQVGDDEDAKSIEDLVINIELVPLAQPPRFASLLRVAFVKIPECGILDSIKPISDVETKERQDLIDLALQKYFEVDRYLSSGDVFGISISWNCNSTICIPCNQKTQKQNDNRICFKVRLPLFSYIFETVLGSLLECNVYLQVIAMEPSDEPVLRVNKTLTALVLVGNSQSALPPDLLIAGPEGPVPLQRDTVKILASILAPTLCPSALSSKFRVSVLLYGLAGCGKRTVVRYVARRLGLHVVEYNCHDLMGSDRASVALAQAFKTAQRYSPTILLLRHFEVFRDSHSPEISPNDQRGNTSEVASVIRKFTESVGEHDDSNSLMKSNGEFVEKNVEKTSGHQVLLIAAADSSEGLPSTIRRCFSHETKMGPLTEEQRAEMLLHSLENIYGLHSNTDLEGFVKEIVGQTSGFMPRDMCALIADAGANLFPSSNAEVDKVEPEGADSSLSSKVTEDYNESEVSARKPGKEDLVNALERSKKRNASALGTPKVPNVKWDDVGGLEDVKKSILDTVQLPLLHKDLFASGLRKRSGVLLYGPPGTGKTLLAKAVATECSLNFLSVKGPELINMYIGESEKNVRDIFQKARSARPCVIFFDELDSLAPARGASGDSGGVMDRVVSQMLAEIDGLSDSTQDLFIIGASNRPDLIDPALLRPGRFDKLLYVGVNSDASYRERVLKALTRKFKLHEDVSLYSIAKKCPPNFTGADMYALCADAWFRAAKRRVLNADPESSNPDNEANSIVVEYDDFVQVLEELQPSLSTAELKKYELLRDQFEGTSK
- the LOC127126455 gene encoding peroxisome biogenesis protein 6 isoform X3, which codes for MVERRKPLVLCSTKNVINSLLKSSTSSIDDFPNLHLPVGILRLSNKLPSLDHSALIALSTSLLKRLSIASGSPVLIKNAEMNTQRVAVAIALDPPSNDTLDIDHSSSSSRIMLVFPSCDFPLNGPLLNGEIAYLSPLLAFNLNLHISCLKSIIHHGQDALSFYFKPQCQVGDDEDAKSIEDLVINIELVPLAQPPRFASLLRVAFVKIPECGILDSIKPISDVETKERQDLIDLALQKYFEVDRYLSSGDVFGISISWNCNSTICIPCNQKTQKQNDNRICFKVIAMEPSDEPVLRVNKTLTALVLVGNSQSALPPDLLIAGPEGPVPLQRDTVKILASILAPTLCPSALSSKFRVSVLLYGLAGCGKRTVVRYVARRLGLHVVEYNCHDLMGSDRASVALAQAFKTAQRYSPTILLLRHFEVFRDSHSPEISPNDQRGNTSEVASVIRKFTESVGEHDDSNSLMKSNGEFVEKNVEKTSGHQVLLIAAADSSEGLPSTIRRCFSHETKMGPLTEEQRAEMLLHSLENIYGLHSNTDLEGFVKEIVGQTSGFMPRDMCALIADAGANLFPSSNAEVDKVEPEGADSSLSSKVTEDYNESEVSARKPGKEDLVNALERSKKRNASALGTPKVPNVKWDDVGGLEDVKKSILDTVQLPLLHKDLFASGLRKRSGVLLYGPPGTGKTLLAKAVATECSLNFLSVKGPELINMYIGESEKNVRDIFQKARSARPCVIFFDELDSLAPARGASGDSGGVMDRVVSQMLAEIDGLSDSTQVQVIDQI